A window of Zavarzinella sp. contains these coding sequences:
- a CDS encoding BON domain-containing protein encodes MRLRKLMIPAATLGMFLVGTGMAQDATTAPSKAVDAKSAQANQDMADAVKKALIDAGVVNGAKIGISVKDGVCSLTGTAMDGTQHNNILKTVATLRSKGLRRIESEVTYPQEMPRKIQQTGGQVPASPGPSTLPDSSGMPMIGAAPPTPGVPMPPQGMPAFNTNEPVPLNGGMGMMPLDPAAPKLPPYAWPTYAPYNNYSRVAYPASYPHNAFPYIGPYYPFPRVPLGWRKVVLEWDDGHWYLGRLAGPYNYWKVRFW; translated from the coding sequence GTGAGACTGCGTAAGCTGATGATACCAGCAGCAACTCTGGGCATGTTTTTAGTGGGAACAGGGATGGCTCAGGACGCAACCACGGCCCCCAGTAAGGCAGTGGACGCGAAATCGGCACAGGCGAATCAGGACATGGCCGACGCCGTGAAAAAGGCATTGATTGATGCCGGCGTGGTCAATGGTGCCAAAATTGGCATCTCTGTGAAAGATGGGGTGTGCTCGCTCACTGGTACTGCCATGGACGGCACCCAGCACAACAACATTCTGAAGACAGTGGCTACCCTGCGCTCGAAAGGGCTTCGCCGAATCGAAAGCGAAGTAACCTATCCTCAGGAAATGCCTCGCAAGATTCAGCAGACTGGTGGACAGGTGCCAGCCAGCCCCGGCCCCAGCACTCTGCCCGATTCCAGTGGCATGCCGATGATTGGTGCGGCACCCCCCACCCCGGGCGTGCCAATGCCCCCACAAGGGATGCCTGCATTCAACACCAACGAACCAGTGCCATTGAATGGTGGCATGGGCATGATGCCGTTGGACCCAGCAGCACCGAAGCTGCCTCCGTACGCATGGCCGACGTATGCACCCTACAATAACTATTCACGGGTTGCATACCCAGCTTCGTACCCCCACAACGCCTTCCCTTACATCGGACCATACTATCCCTTCCCACGTGTTCCACTGGGCTGGCGGAAAGTGGTGCTCGAATGGGATGACGGTCACTGGTACTTAGGTCGTCTGGCTGGACCGTACAACTACTGGAAAGTGCGTTTCTGGTGA
- a CDS encoding RNA polymerase sigma factor, with protein MKTILDSTPQSLLDRLRDTKNSQAQADLVDIYSDWIRGKLHFLGIPAQEVDDLFQDSIRIILENIGQFQSRQHVGAFRGWLKGILLNRVRYYWRESQQRNVPENIDQIIKQLSDPYSALSQQWDNEHNRHILQRLLHKLQQQSSPESWQIFEELVVRGTPAAQVATVRGVTISTVWMTKSRMYRKLRELGKVLMDEFS; from the coding sequence TTGAAAACAATATTGGATAGTACGCCCCAAAGTCTGCTTGATCGACTACGAGACACGAAAAACTCTCAGGCACAGGCGGATCTGGTTGACATCTATTCCGATTGGATCCGCGGAAAACTACATTTTCTGGGTATTCCAGCACAGGAAGTGGATGATCTGTTTCAGGATTCTATCCGCATCATTCTGGAAAATATCGGCCAGTTTCAATCTCGCCAGCACGTGGGGGCGTTTCGAGGCTGGTTAAAAGGGATCCTGCTCAACCGTGTGCGGTATTACTGGCGCGAATCTCAGCAGAGGAATGTACCAGAGAATATCGATCAAATCATCAAGCAGCTATCAGATCCTTACAGTGCTCTCTCCCAACAGTGGGATAACGAACACAATCGCCATATTCTTCAACGCCTGCTCCACAAATTGCAACAGCAATCGTCGCCGGAATCGTGGCAGATTTTTGAAGAGCTGGTGGTCCGTGGCACACCTGCAGCCCAGGTGGCAACAGTGCGAGGTGTTACCATCAGCACCGTCTGGATGACGAAATCACGCATGTATCGGAAACTGCGGGAACTGGGAAAAGTATTAATGGATGAATTTTCATAA